In one Camelus ferus isolate YT-003-E chromosome 14, BCGSAC_Cfer_1.0, whole genome shotgun sequence genomic region, the following are encoded:
- the LOC102520290 gene encoding surfeit locus protein 4, with protein sequence MGTAEDLADQFLRVTKQYLPHVACLCLISTFLEDGIRMWFQWSEQRDYIDSTWSCGYLLASSFVLLSLLGQLTGCILVLSRNFVQYACFGLFGIIALQTVAYSILWDLKFLMRNLALGGGLLLLLAESRSEGKSMFAGVPTMRESSPRQYMQLGGRVLLVLMFMTLLHFDASFFSILQNIVGTAQMILVAIGFKTKLAALTLVVWLFAINVYFNAFWTIPVYKPIHNFLKYDFFQTMSVIGGLLLVVALGPGGVSMDEKKTEW encoded by the coding sequence ATGGGCACGGCCGAGGACTTAGCCGACCAGTTCCTGCGCGTCACCAAGCAGTACCTGCCGCACGTGGCGTGCCTCTGCCTGATCAGCACCTTCCTGGAGGACGGCATCCGCATGTGGTTCCAGTGGAGCGAGCAGCGTGACTACATCGACAGCACCTGGAGCTGTGGCTACCTGCTGGCCTCCTCCTTCGTGCTCCTCAGCCTGCTCGGGCAGCTGACGGGCTGCATCCTGGTGCTGAGCAGGAACTTCGTGCAGTACGCCTGCTTCGGGCTCTTCGGAATCATAGCGCTGCAGACCGTCGCCTACAGCATCCTCTGGGACCTGAAGTTTTTGATGAGGAacctggccctgggaggaggctTGCTGCTGCTCCTGGCGGAGTCCCGTTCTGAAGGGAAGAGCATGTTTGCGGGCGTCCCCACCATGCGCGAGAGCTCCCCCCGCCAGTACATGCAGCTCGGAGGCAGGGTCCTGCTCGTCTTGATGTTCATGACCCTCCTCCACTTTGACGCCAGCTTCTTCTCGATTCTCCAGAACATCGTGGGCACAGCTCAGATGATCTTAGTGGCCATCGGTTTTAAAACCAAGCTGGCCGCCTTGACGCTCGTGGTCTGGCTGTTCGCCATCAACGTGTACTTCAACGCCTTCTGGACCATTCCCGTCTACAAGCCCATTCACAACTTCCTGAAGTACGACTTCTTCCAGACCATGTCGGTGATCGGAGGCTTGCTGCTGGTGGTGGCCCTGGGTCCTGGGGGCGTGTCCATGGACGAGAAGAAGACGGAGTGGTGA